A stretch of DNA from Pirellulales bacterium:
TTGATCAATGCGTTCGTTCTCGATCTGCGTGCGACCGGCGAGAACCAAGGGGTGTTTGGCGCTTTCTTGGATGTCGACTTCGATGCGTCGCGCATTGCCGTCGCCGGACCCATCGATTTCTCCGATATCTATCCCAATGGCAACACCGGCAACGTCGTCAATGGGCAAATCGACGAGGTAGGGGGGTTCGATGGCGAAACGCCCCTCGGTCCAACCGAACGGCTGCTGTTCAGCGTCCCGGTCAAGGGACTTACCGCGGGCAACGCCATCTTCTCGCCGAATCCGGCCGAGGGCGCTCTGAGCGAGGTGTCGCTCTACGGCGTCGACTCACCCGTTCCGACAGCGGCGGTCGATTACCAAGGCACGTTAATCAACATTCTCCCCTCTTCCACCGTTTCGATCAGCGATGTTTCGGAAGAAGAAGGAGATGCGGGCGTCAAGAACTTCGTCTTCACGGTTTCGCTCAATCGAGTCGATAATCGCGTTGTCACCGTCGACTTTGCCACGCAGGCCGACACGGCCACGCCCGGCGTGGATTACGACGATGTGAGCGGCACTCTCACCTTCGCGGCCGGTGAAACTTCCAAGACCTTCTCGGTGCCGGTGCATGGCGACACACTCAGCGAGGCCAACGAGCGCTTCTTCGCCAAAATCTCGAATATCACCTCGGCCGTGTTGGCCGGCAGCAATCAGGCGCTCGGCACGATCCTCAATGACGATCCCTTGCCGGTGATCACCGTCAACGACTCGACCGTCACCGAAGGACTGGCTGACGCCGAGTTCACCATCAACTTGTCGGAGGCCAGCGGGCAAACCGTGGTGGTGAACTACGCCACCGGCGGCGGCAGCGCGACGCCGGGCAGCGACTACGAGGCTGCCAGCGGACAACTGGTCTTCGCGCCGGGCGAAACCACCAAGTCCGTGACGGTCAAAGTCAACCGCGACACCATCGCCGAGTCGACCGAAACCTTCTTCCTCAACTTCACCAACGTGCAGGGGGCGGAGTTGGCTCGCCCAAGCGCCACCGGCACGATTCTCGATCTCGGCCTTGGTAGCGTCGCCGGCTATGTCTATGGCGATGTCGATGGCAATGGCAGCCGCGGCGACCAAGAGCCTGGATTGGCGGGCGTCGAAATCACCCTGACCGGGACCACGTTGTTTGGCGATTCGGTCAGCCTGAAGATGGACACCTTACCGGGCGGACAATACCGGTTCGACGGTCTCTTGCCCGGCATTTACAAGGTCCGTCAGTCGCAGCCTGCCGGCTTGGAAGATGGCGCCGAGAGCTTAGGGAGCGCCGGCGGCGCGATCACCGACAACGACGAGATGACGTTCACGCTCGATATCGGCGCCAGCGCGCAGAACTACAACTTCGGCGAGGAAGGGGTGCTAGCCAGCTTCCTCCTGCAGAACGTGTTCTTTGCCTCGTCGCTGAACGGTCGCAGCACCTAACCCACAATTGCGCAGCAATACGTGAATTGTATGCGCAGCAGTGCGTGAATCGTAACGTCCGCCACTCGCGGTCGGCGCGCGGCATTTGCTACGATTGATTGGGCCACGCGTGTGGCCAATCCGTCACCGCCGCGCCGCTGGGTCGAATATGGCTGCTCTCGAACGACTGGGACCCTACCGCATCGGCCGTAAGCTGGGGCGCGGCGGCATGGGGACCGTCTACGCCGCCGAAGCGCTCGACACCGGCATCATCGCTGCGGTCAAAGTGCTCTCGGCCGCGCTGGGCCGCGACGACGGCTTTCGCGAGCGCTTCGAGGCCGAGATCGATACGCTGCGCAAACTGCGGCACCCCAACATCGTTCGCCTCTATGGATTTGGCGAAGAAGATGGCCTCTTGTTTTACGGTATGGAATTGGTCGACGGCGCCAGCCTCGAAGACGAGTTGCAGGCCGGCCGTCGCTTCAACTGGCGCGAGGTGCTGCAGATCAGCATCAAGCTTTGTCGGGCCCTGCGACACGCGCACGATCGCGGCATCATCCATCGCGACATCAAGCCCGCCAATTTGCTGCTGAGCACGGACGGCGAGATCAAGCTCTCCGACTTTGGCATCGCCAAGCTCTTTGGCCACTCGGGGATGACCGCCGATGGCGGCGTGATCGGCACCGCTGAGTACATGGCCCCCGAGCAGGCCGATGGTCGCCCGGTGACAAATCGCTGCGATCTCTACAGCCTCGGCTGTGTGATGTATGCGCTATGCGCCGGCCGACCGCCATTTCGCGCCCGCTCGCTCCCCGAGATGCTGCACATGCAGCGCTATGCCGAGCCAGAGCCGCTGCGGACCTTTGCGCCCGAGGCGCCGGTGGAATTGGAGCAGATCGTCGCCGACTTGCTGGTCAAGGAGCCCGATCGGCGGATTCCCACGGCGATGGTGTTGGCGCGCCGCTTGGAGGCGATGGAGCATGGATTGCTCAGGCGCGAACGCCGGTCGGAGCTTGACGCGGCGGACGTCGACAACGAGGAGTTCACCTACACTCCCAACGTGCCGCTCGACGCCACGCTGGTGGGTACGCAGGTCGACGCTGAATCATCACCACCGCCAGAACAGCAAGACGAACTGGGCTTCGAGCTGCGCTCGGACGACGATCTGCCCCCCACGCGCATCGCTCCCTCTCCGCATCAGCAGCGCACGCTGGCGCCGGGCGAGTTGCCTTCCACGGGGCACACCGAGTCGGGCACGGTGCAGTTGGTTGGCGCCGAGGAGGCTGGTCCGGGCCAGCCCACGATGGCGGCGCCAGTCGGCGCCACCAAGAGTAGCCTCGCATCTCCGGCCAAACGCTTCACCAGCGTGGAAGAAACCGAAGATGTTGATGCCCCGCCAGTCGCGTCGCGCGGACCGCTGATTTCTCCGCAGACGGTGCTCCTGTTGGGCGCGCTCGTAAGTCTGGCGGCAGGCGCCTGGTATTTCTTGCAGCCCCCTACAGCCGACGCGCTCTACCGCCGTATCCTGTTGGCGGCGGCCAGCGACAAGTCCGACGCGCTCTCCAATGCGCGCCCCGATATCGATGAATTTCTGGCGCGCTATCCCAACGACAACCGCGCGCCCGAGTTGCGCGGATACCGCGCCGAGATCGACCTGGAAAAATTGGAACGGCAATTCCAGCGCCGCCCACGCGGCGGCGCCGAAGAACTCTCGCCGGTCGAGCGCGCGTATGCCACGGCAATTCGCGCCGCCGAACTCGACCCCGAACTAGGCATTACCAAACTACAAGCGCTGCTCGCCGTTTATGGCGATGACGCGGAAATCAGCGATCGCGGGCGTCAATGCCTGGAACTGGCGGAGCGGCAACTGGATCGATTGCAGGCCGATGCGCCAGAGCAATTAGCCGCCAACCTGGAGCAGATCAGCCGCCAATTGGCGCGGGCAGAGGCTATCGAGAGTAGTGACGTGGCCAAAGCACGCTCCATCTACGCGGGGGTCGTCGAACTGTACGGCGACAAAACTTGGGCGCGCGACGAAGTCGCTCGCGCGCGTTTGCGGCTCGAACAATTGCCCAAGGCGCCTTAGCCGCTCGTTTCGTCGGTCAACTGTGCCGCGTCATTTCACAGTAGGGAGTGAGACGACAGCCACACGCGATCGCCTTTGCGCCTGTCGCGCATGCCGGTTATGAGCTTCACGCGATCCATTGTGTAGTAGGGGCCGCTTTAGACCGGTATTCGCCGCGGTCGCGCCGACTTAGAATTGAGTTGTGAGGTTTGACGCGGCTTGTGTCCAGATTGGGCCGCCGTCCGCTGTCCCAGCCCCGCTTTGTCTGATTGGATGGCATGAGCACCGAAACTCAACCTACACCAGAGTTTGCCGTGGCCAATATGGACGGCGATGGACGCCCATCGCCTGGCGATTCGGCGTATCTGCCAGAGCACTTCGTCAACCGCGAGTTGAGTTGGCTGGAGTTCAACGGTCGCGTGCTGGAAGAGGCGGAAGACCCCACCAATCCCTTGCTGGAGCGGGTCAAGTTCTTGTCGATCTTCAGCTCGAATCTGGACGAGTTCTTCATGGTCCGGGTGGCGGGGCTGCACGAGCAGACCTTCGGCGACGGCGCGCCGCAGGACTACGCGGCCGACGGCTTGAGCCCGCTGACGCAGCTCAAGTTGATTCATCATCGCACGCAAGCGCTGGTGGCCGCCCAGTATCGCTGCTGGAACGAATCGGTCGCGCCGCAACTGGCCGCGGCCGGCGTGCTGCTGCTCAAGCCCGATGAGCTCGATGCCGATCAGAAGAGCGCGCTCG
This window harbors:
- a CDS encoding protein kinase, producing the protein MAALERLGPYRIGRKLGRGGMGTVYAAEALDTGIIAAVKVLSAALGRDDGFRERFEAEIDTLRKLRHPNIVRLYGFGEEDGLLFYGMELVDGASLEDELQAGRRFNWREVLQISIKLCRALRHAHDRGIIHRDIKPANLLLSTDGEIKLSDFGIAKLFGHSGMTADGGVIGTAEYMAPEQADGRPVTNRCDLYSLGCVMYALCAGRPPFRARSLPEMLHMQRYAEPEPLRTFAPEAPVELEQIVADLLVKEPDRRIPTAMVLARRLEAMEHGLLRRERRSELDAADVDNEEFTYTPNVPLDATLVGTQVDAESSPPPEQQDELGFELRSDDDLPPTRIAPSPHQQRTLAPGELPSTGHTESGTVQLVGAEEAGPGQPTMAAPVGATKSSLASPAKRFTSVEETEDVDAPPVASRGPLISPQTVLLLGALVSLAAGAWYFLQPPTADALYRRILLAAASDKSDALSNARPDIDEFLARYPNDNRAPELRGYRAEIDLEKLERQFQRRPRGGAEELSPVERAYATAIRAAELDPELGITKLQALLAVYGDDAEISDRGRQCLELAERQLDRLQADAPEQLAANLEQISRQLARAEAIESSDVAKARSIYAGVVELYGDKTWARDEVARARLRLEQLPKAP